From Erigeron canadensis isolate Cc75 chromosome 8, C_canadensis_v1, whole genome shotgun sequence, one genomic window encodes:
- the LOC122579806 gene encoding 30S ribosomal protein S21, chloroplastic-like, protein MAMAPPNSLLTTRRSLPSSSYQQPTAKILSSTSPPLNPLTLTIKHNPIITPITNNDIQSLVYPSLAFSNTLFFKTPYNVQVIVAPDESEESLIGRFRREVFRANVIQECKRRKFFETNQEKRKRKVRDAARRRARRRPRPQAKKEEVSRKKAVDDESDNWDQIDVQVPYCR, encoded by the exons ATGGCCATGGCACCACCAAATTCACTCTTAACCACCCGTCGCTCTCTCCCATCTTCATCTTATCAACAACCAACCGCCAAAATTCTGTCGTCCACGTCACCTCCTTTAAATCCCCTAACCCTAACAATCAAACACAATCCAATCATCACTCCTATAACCAATAATGACATTCAATCACTTGTTTATCCTTCACTCGCATTTTCAAACACTTTGTTCTTCAAAACCCCTTACAATGTGCAGGTGATCGTCGCCCCCGACGAATCCGAGGAGAGCTTGATCGGCCGCTTTCGCCGCGAGGTGTTTCGAGCTAATGTTATTCAGGAGTGTAAGCGCAGGAAGTTTTTTGAAACTAATCAGGAGAAACGCAAACGCAAAGTCCGTGACGCTGCTCGTCGTAGAGCCCGAAG GCGTCCGCGACCGCAGGCCAAAAAAGAGGAAGTCTCACGAAAGAAGGCGGTTGATGATGAATCCGACAACTGGGATCAAATTGACGTTCAAGTCCCCTATTGTCGCTGA
- the LOC122610684 gene encoding stemmadenine O-acetyltransferase-like, protein MTIKLKTSLSKTLTHFYPLAGKLSKNRNTIDCNDQGVQFLVVQVESNLLDIIKSPVIKELNQLAMVEASSVEEQLAIQINLFACGGIAVGISMSHRIMDACSLSSFVCHWFSAAKGSETSLMGPVLDSAVLFPPMESYEYSSTVHSPLKNTVTKRFVFSSLAINKLKREVVKNNCTLVNPTRVEVVTALIWKCATAALGDCKASVAFHIVNFRKKMVPALQDHQFGNLFQLAKSTAHPTADLASLVVTLKSSFGKINDNYMKSLTGENGVEIAKDNFREIKNSMIQEGVRVFKFSSWCGFSVNEGDFGWGKPLWISIVNLGDENSTVLVDSTCDDGIEAWIVMNKDNMKRFEQNVELKDLLVWPITQPHPSAHLAASS, encoded by the coding sequence ATGACCATTAAACTCAAAACCTCACTTTCTAAGACCTTGACTCATTTCTACCCTTTGGCTGGAAAGTTGTCTAAGAACCGAAACACCATTGACTGCAATGATCAAGGGGTACAGTTCTTGGTAGTCCAAGTCGAATCCAACCTacttgacatcatcaaaagtccaGTGATCAAAGAATTGAATCAACTTGCGATGGTGGAAGCATCATCTGTTGAAGAACAGTTAGCCATCCAAATTAATTTGTTTGCTTGTGGTGGAATAGCAGTTGGTATATCAATGTCTCATCGAATAATGGACGCTTGTAGTCTTTCATCTTTTGTGTGCCACTGGTTTTCAGCGGCAAAAGGATCCGAGACTTCATTGATGGGCCCCGTTCTGGACTCAGCGGTTCTATTCCCTCCCATGGAATCATATGAATACAGCTCAACGGTTCACTCCCCTTTAAAGAATACTGTAACAAAGAGGTTTGTGTTTAGTTCCTTAGCCATAAACAAATTGAAACGAGAAGTGGTTAAGAACAACTGCACTTTGGTGAACCCCACAAGGGTTGAGGTTGTGACAGCTTTGATCTGGAAGTGTGCAACTGCCGCTTTAGGTGATTGTAAAGCCTCAGTGGCTTTTCATATAGTGAACTTCAGGAAAAAGATGGTACCTGCATTACAAGATCATCAATTTGGCAATCTATTTCAATTGGCTAAATCAACAGCTCATCCAACTGCAGACTTGGCTAGCCTTGTAGTGACATTGAAAAGTTCGTTTGGGAAAATTAATGACAACTATATGAAGAGCCTAACAGGCGAAAATGGGGTTGAGATAGCTAAAGATAATTttagagaaataaaaaattCTATGATTCAGGAGGGTGTGAGGGTATTCAAGTTCAGCAGTTGGTGTGGATTTTCAGTTAATGAAGGTGATTTTGGGTGGGGAAAGCCACTTTGGATTAGTATTGTCAATCTTGGTGATGAAAATTCTACAGTTTTAGTAGACTCAACATGCGATGATGGAATTGAAGCTTGGATTGTGATGAATAAAGATAATATGAAAAGGTTTGAGCAGAACGTTGAGCTCAAGGATTTGCTGGTTTGGCCCATTACCCAGCCTCACCCATCTGCCCATCTTGCCGCCTCTAGTTGA
- the LOC122609703 gene encoding GRAS family protein RAD1-like: protein MAPGYVTNSSYKEHFCNRLKVGVNGIDPRFKLGGTKRKSDGLFLGHMGSTDFMKTDEENDGQSVGGDLSISSFYPRRYFQVFDNPMKRSKSMPESSFRNNGLLNGGNVAIRRSNSTNSFKKLQFRDHIWTYTQRYLEAEAIEDAISDYGTIEDEGNRDGMHLVQLLVSSAEAVACRDKTHATNLLAKLQGDALVFGSAFQRVASCFMQGLTDRLALVQPLGAVGLIAPAKNMNAIALHKKEEALSLVYETCPHIKFGHFIANLTILEAFEGESYVHVVDIGMTLGLQHGHQWRGLIQSLSSQAQVPRRLRITVVGPCVSEFVIIGHELEVYALEMGINLEFSIVESSLETLNPEDIKTYKNEVLAINCILQLHCVVKESRGALNSVLQKIHELSPKVLTLVEQDSNHNGPFFLGRFMEALHYYSAIFDALDVMLPKYDTRRAKIEQFHFAEEIKNIVSCEGPNRVERHERVDQWRRRMSRAGFLGAPIKTINQAKQWLAKLDICEGYTIAEEKGCLVLGWKSKPIVAASCWKC from the coding sequence ATGGCTCCGGGTTACGTGACAAATTCATCTTATAAGGAGCATTTTTGCAATCGGCTTAAAGTTGGTGTCAATGGAATCGACCCGCGGTTCAAGTTAGGTGGTACTAAACGAAAATCGGATGGTTTATTCCTTGGTCATATGGGTTCTACTGATTTTATGAAAActgatgaagaaaatgatggtCAAAGTGTTGGGGGAGATCTTTCTATCTCATCCTTCTACCCACGACgttattttcaagtttttgatAATCCAATGAAAAGATCAAAAAGCATGCCAGAATCGAGTTTCAGAAATAATGGTTTGTTGAATGGTGGAAATGTGGCTATACGTCGAAGTAATAGCACAAATAGCTTTAAAAAACTTCAGTTTCGTGACCATATATGGACGTATACACAAAGGTACTTAGAAGCTGAGGCCATTGAGGATGCGATTTCAGATTATGGGACAATTGAAGATGAGGGAAATAGGGACGGAATGCATCTCGTGCAATTACTTGTTTCGTCTGCTGAGGCTGTTGCTTGTCGTGACAAAACACACGCTACAAATTTGTTAGCCAAGCTTCAAGGAGATGCACTTGTTTTTGGGTCGGCTTTCCAAAGGGTTGCCTCATGTTTCATGCAGGGGCTTACAGACCGACTTGCATTGGTGCAACCACTTGGTGCAGTTGGTCTGATAGCCCCTGCAAAAAACATGAATGCGATTGCATTACATAAAAAGGAAGAGGCGTTAAGTCTTGTTTATGAAACTTGCCCTCACATCAAGTTTGGTCATTTTATTGCCAACTTAACGATATTGGAAGCCTTTGAGGGAGAGAGTTATGTTCATGTTGTAGACATAGGGATGACGTTAGGTCTACAACATGGACACCAATGGCGTGGGTTAATCCAAAGTCTATCTAGCCAGGCTCAGGTCCCACGCCGCCTTAGGATCACTGTAGTTGGTCCGTGTGTTAGTGAGTTTGTTATTATTGGTCACGAACTCGAAGTCTATGCCCTAGAAATGGGCATAAACCTCGAGTTTTCTATAGTGGAAAGTAGTTTGGAGACCCTTAATCCAGAGGACATCAAGACCTACAAAAACGAGGTTCTGGCAATCAACTGTATTCTACAACTTCATTGTGTTGTAAAAGAAAGTAGGGGTGCATTGAACTCGGTTCTACAAAAAATCCATGAACTCAGCCCAAAAGTCTTGACTCTAGTGGAACAGGATTCGAACCATAACGGGCCTTTCTTTCTTGGGAGGTTTATGGAAGCATTGCATTACTACTCAGCCATTTTCGATGCACTTGATGTCATGCTACCTAAATATGACACTAGACGGGCCAAAATAGAACAATTTCACTTTGCAGAAGAAATCAAGAATATCGTGAGCTGTGAAGGCCCAAATCGGGTTGAAAGGCACGAGAGGGTGGATCAATGGAGAAGGAGAATGAGCCGGGCTGGTTTCCTAGGTGCACCGATCAAAACAATCAATCAAGCAAAACAATGGCTTGCAAAGCTGGATATTTGTGAAGGGTATACTATTGCCGAAGAAAAAGGTTGTTTGGTTCTTGGCTGGAAATCTAAGCCCATCGTCGCAGCATCTTGCTGGAAATGTTAA